A region from the Ammospiza nelsoni isolate bAmmNel1 chromosome 1, bAmmNel1.pri, whole genome shotgun sequence genome encodes:
- the FH gene encoding fumarate hydratase, mitochondrial, whose protein sequence is MHRSLRACRRLGRSAGLLLSCPPPPLPPAAAGRWIPAPPRAAMSSQEAFRIEYDTFGELKVPSDKYYGAQTVRSTMNFKIGGVSERMPVQVIRAFGILKRAAAEVNQDYGLDPKIAKAIVQAANEVAEGKLNDHFPLVVWQTGSGTQTNMNVNEVISNRAIEIMGGKLGSKMPVHPNDHVNKSQSSNDTFPTAMHIAAAQEVNEVLLPGLKKLQNALEGKSKEFSQIIKIGRTHTQDAVPLTLGQEFSGYVQQIKYGVARIESSMPRVYQLAAGGTAVGTGLNTRVGFAEKVAAKVAELTGLPFVTAPNKFEALAAHDALVELSGAMNTVACSLMKIANDIRFLGSGPRSGLGELILPENEPGSSIMPGKVNPTQCEAVTMVAAQVMGNHVAVTVGGSNGHFELNVFKPMMIKNVLNSARLLGDVCVSFTDNCVVGIQANTDRINKLMNESLMLVTALNPHIGYDKAAKIAKTAHKEGTTLKEAAIKLGFLTSEQFDQWVKPKDMLGPQ, encoded by the exons ATGCATCGCTCACTCCGCGCCTGCCGCCGCCTCGGCCGCTCGGCCGGcctcctcctgtcctgcccgccgcccccgctgcctcccgccgccgccggccgctGGATCCCggcgccgccccgcgccgccaTG TCTTCTCAAGAGGCTTTCAGGATAGAATATGATACCTTTGGTGAACTGAAGGTCCCAAGTGACAAATACTATGGTGCCCAAACTGTGAGATCTACAATGAACTTCAAGATTGGAGGTGTTTCAGAAAGGATGCCA GTCCAGGTCATAAGGGCTTTTGGCATCTTgaagagagcagctgctgaagtAAATCAAGACTATGGTCTCGACCCCAAGATTGCTAAAGCCATTGTGCAGGCAGCAAATGAG GTAgctgaaggaaaattaaatgaTCACTTCCCTTTGGTGGTGTGGCAGACTGGGTCTGGAACTCAAACCAATATGAATGTCAATGAAGTCATCAGCAACAGAGCTATTGAGATAATGGGAGGGAAACTGGGAAGCAAAATGCCAGTGCATCCAAATGATCATGTTAACAAAAGCCAG agtTCAAATGACACTTTCCCAACAGCAATGCATattgctgctgcccaggaggttAATGAGGTCTTGTTACCTGGATTAAAGAAGCTACAGAATGCACTTGAAGGGAAATCCAAAGAGTTTTCCCAAATCATTAAAATAGGGCGCACTCATACACAAGATGCTGTTCCACTTACACTTGggcag GAGTTTAGTGGCTATGTGCAGCAAATCAAGTACGGCGTGGCCAGGATTGAATCCAGCATGCCAAGGGTGTACCAGCTGGCAGCTGGCGGCACTGCAGTCGGCACGGGCTTGAACACAAGGGTTGGCTTTGCTGAGAAAGTTGCTGCTAAAGTGGCTGAACTGACGG GTTTGCCTTTTGTCACTGCTCCCAATAAGTTTGAAGCTCTTGCAGCTCACGATGCCCTGGTGGAGCTCAGTGGAGCCATGAACACAGTGGCGTGCAGTCTGATGAAAATTGCCAATGACATTCGCTTCCTGGGCTCGGGGCCAcgctctgggctgggggagctcatCCTGCCTGAAAATGAGCCAGGGAGCAGCATCATGCCAG GAAAAGTGAACCCTACCCAGTGTGAGGCTGTGACTATGGTGGCAGCCCAGGTTATGGGAAATCATGTTGCTGTTACTGTAGGAGGAAGCAATGGACACTTTGAACTGAACGTGTTTAAGCCCATGATG attaaaaatgttttaaactcTGCAAGACTTCTAGGAGATGTGTGTGTTTCTTTCACTGACAACTGTGTAGTTGGAATCCAAGCCAATACGGATAGGATCAACAAACTGATGAATGAATCTCTGATGTTGGTAACAGCACTGAACCCACATATAG GATATGATAAAGCAGCCAAGATTGCCAAAACAGCGCACAAAGAAGGGACAACGTTAAAAGAAGCTGCTATAAAGCTGGGATTCCTTACATCAGAGCAGTTTGATCAGTGGGTGAAGCCTAAAGACATGTTAGGTCCTCAGTaa